A window of the Virgibacillus pantothenticus genome harbors these coding sequences:
- a CDS encoding NAD-dependent protein deacylase, producing the protein MLKEWLQEAKYTVVFTGAGMSTESGLPDFRSANKGLWKQKDPSKIASTDALNSNVEAFIEFYRERVLGVKTYQPHKGHYILAEWEKQGRIKSIITQNVDGFHQQAGSQRVAELHGTLQKLHCQSCGKEYSSEEYVNKDYYCSCQGILRPSIVLFGETLPMDAFQFALAEAEKADLFIVLGSSLSVTPANQFPLIAKEHGAKLVIVNREPTELDHYADELIHGRSIGEVLKEVNE; encoded by the coding sequence TTGCTTAAAGAATGGTTACAAGAGGCAAAATACACCGTCGTATTCACTGGAGCTGGCATGTCAACAGAAAGTGGTTTACCTGATTTCCGTTCTGCAAATAAAGGACTATGGAAACAGAAAGATCCTAGCAAAATTGCCTCAACGGATGCATTAAATTCCAATGTAGAAGCGTTCATTGAGTTTTACCGCGAACGAGTATTAGGTGTTAAAACGTATCAACCACATAAAGGGCATTATATACTGGCGGAATGGGAAAAGCAAGGACGGATAAAATCCATCATTACCCAAAATGTAGATGGCTTTCACCAACAAGCCGGAAGCCAACGAGTCGCCGAATTACACGGAACGCTGCAAAAACTTCATTGTCAATCTTGCGGCAAAGAATATAGCAGTGAAGAATATGTAAACAAAGATTACTACTGCTCTTGTCAAGGTATTCTTCGCCCTTCCATTGTTCTGTTCGGGGAAACTTTACCGATGGACGCATTTCAATTTGCTTTAGCTGAAGCAGAAAAAGCCGATTTATTTATTGTGCTGGGATCTTCCTTAAGCGTAACACCAGCCAATCAATTTCCGCTAATTGCAAAAGAACATGGAGCAAAGCTCGTCATCGTCAATCGAGAGCCAACTGAATTAGATCACTATGCTGATGAGCTGATTCATGGTCGCTCCATCGGAGAAGTGTTAAAAGAAGTTAATGAATAG
- a CDS encoding YpjP family protein, protein MKQWMKKIAVMMIAIVTLGMYVPASLTEEPSDAKARYNSDSDVSETSSPAVLEETPPLTDPMLELSEKAKEQVMRKMGPKIADRVADEFTAVILPHIEQVMQTVMLDENGEPISHYGITEDPASGYGERIFHIYDYQQEENVVKFHVRRDHRPLEGYWFNFHYHLKDDQFETHYEIGEIFWDKNTPPKWMA, encoded by the coding sequence ATGAAGCAGTGGATGAAAAAAATAGCAGTCATGATGATAGCAATTGTAACACTTGGAATGTATGTGCCTGCTTCGTTAACGGAAGAACCAAGTGATGCTAAAGCACGTTATAATTCTGACTCAGACGTTAGCGAAACATCAAGCCCTGCTGTCTTAGAAGAAACACCTCCTCTAACAGATCCGATGCTGGAGCTATCGGAAAAAGCCAAAGAACAAGTAATGCGTAAAATGGGACCAAAAATAGCTGATCGTGTGGCTGATGAGTTTACGGCTGTTATTCTGCCTCATATTGAGCAAGTAATGCAAACAGTAATGCTCGATGAAAATGGCGAGCCGATATCCCATTATGGGATTACAGAAGACCCTGCGAGTGGTTATGGAGAGCGGATTTTTCATATTTATGATTATCAACAAGAGGAGAATGTGGTGAAGTTCCATGTGAGACGAGACCATCGCCCGCTAGAAGGTTATTGGTTTAATTTCCACTATCATTTAAAAGACGATCAATTTGAAACCCATTATGAGATCGGTGAGATTTTTTGGGATAAAAATACGCCGCCAAAATGGATGGCATAA
- a CDS encoding SpoVR family protein, giving the protein MIENKQLEHSIAEITEIAADFGLDFYPMRYEICPADIIYTFGAYGMPTRFSHWSFGKQFYRMKLQYDLGLSQIYELVINSDPCYAFLLDTNSLIQNKLIIAHVLAHSDFFKNNVRFSNTRRDMVESMTATAERIAHYEMVHGKEKVEKFLDAVLAIQEHIDPTLFRSSLSYDELEELEKDSPQQKTPYDDLWNLDQVSTQQTEKEQRKKKFPPRPEKDLLLFLESYSKELEDWQRDILTMMREEMLYFWPQMETKIMNEGWASYWHQRILREMDLTSEETIEFASLHSGVVQPSTRQLNPYYLGLKILEDIEERYNQPTEKMKRLGIQPNSGREKLFEVRELESDISFLRNYLTKELVQQEDLYLFEKKGRNYQITDKDYENIRDQLVAMRVNGGFPYITVDNGDYLRNGELYLVHHYEGTELDIAYLEHVLPYIYQLWGRSVYMETVVDDKSVVYSYDGRKTVHRPLSSM; this is encoded by the coding sequence GTGATTGAGAATAAGCAACTGGAACATTCTATTGCGGAGATAACGGAAATAGCTGCCGATTTTGGACTGGATTTTTATCCCATGCGTTATGAAATTTGCCCTGCAGATATTATCTATACATTTGGAGCTTATGGGATGCCTACCCGTTTTAGTCATTGGAGCTTTGGCAAACAGTTCTATCGTATGAAGCTGCAGTATGATTTAGGATTAAGTCAAATATATGAATTAGTCATCAACTCTGACCCATGCTACGCTTTTTTATTGGATACAAATAGTCTAATTCAAAATAAGTTAATCATTGCCCATGTTTTGGCGCATAGTGATTTTTTTAAAAATAATGTGCGTTTTTCCAATACACGTCGTGATATGGTGGAGAGCATGACAGCAACGGCTGAACGGATTGCTCACTATGAAATGGTGCATGGCAAGGAAAAAGTAGAAAAATTTCTAGATGCTGTTCTAGCAATACAGGAACATATTGATCCAACCCTCTTTCGTTCCTCACTAAGCTATGATGAGTTAGAAGAGCTAGAAAAAGATTCTCCCCAACAGAAAACTCCATATGATGATTTATGGAATTTAGACCAAGTATCAACTCAGCAAACGGAAAAGGAACAGCGTAAAAAGAAATTCCCACCACGGCCGGAGAAGGATTTGCTATTATTTTTGGAGTCATATAGTAAAGAATTGGAAGACTGGCAGCGGGATATTTTAACGATGATGCGGGAGGAAATGCTCTATTTTTGGCCGCAGATGGAGACGAAAATTATGAACGAAGGTTGGGCTTCCTATTGGCACCAACGGATTTTGAGGGAAATGGATTTAACTAGTGAAGAGACAATCGAATTTGCCTCTCTGCATTCGGGAGTAGTGCAGCCTTCGACACGTCAATTAAATCCATACTATTTAGGCTTGAAAATACTAGAAGATATTGAAGAACGCTATAACCAACCGACAGAGAAGATGAAGCGACTGGGAATTCAACCAAATTCCGGAAGAGAAAAGTTGTTTGAGGTTCGAGAGTTGGAATCGGATATTTCCTTTTTGCGAAATTATTTGACGAAGGAACTAGTGCAGCAAGAGGATTTATATTTGTTTGAGAAAAAGGGAAGAAATTATCAGATTACAGATAAAGACTATGAGAATATTCGTGACCAGCTTGTAGCGATGCGGGTAAATGGTGGTTTTCCATATATCACTGTGGATAACGGTGATTATTTACGAAATGGAGAACTATATCTGGTCCATCACTACGAAGGAACGGAGCTGGATATTGCGTATTTGGAACATGTGCTGCCATATATTTATCAGCTGTGGGGACGTTCTGTCTATATGGAAACAGTTGTGGATGATAAAAGTGTGGTGTACTCCTATGATGGAAGGAAAACGGTTCATCGTCCTTTATCCAGTATGTAA
- a CDS encoding metal ABC transporter solute-binding protein, Zn/Mn family, whose product MRKFSLFCFGLLLIIGIAGCASKAKNETASSDDPVKIVTTIAQIGDVTKNIGGDLVEVNSLMGPGTDPHLYNAVQGDIQKMSEADIIFYNGLNLEGQMGEIFEEMKQDKPTIPVAEGIPEEDLLADPESPSVSDPHVWFDIKLWKYAAETIRDGLIELDPDNKDTYKKNTDAYLQELNELNDYAKERFDEIPKESRVLVTAHDAFNYFGKAYGFEVMGLQGLSTESDYGVNDIQRIIDVLVERNIKGVFVESSVSERSINAVVEGAKEEGHDVSIGGELYSDAMGEEGTEEGTYIGMFRHNVDTIVESLK is encoded by the coding sequence ATGAGGAAATTCAGCTTATTTTGTTTCGGCTTATTACTTATTATCGGAATTGCAGGTTGCGCTTCTAAAGCAAAGAATGAAACTGCTTCAAGTGACGATCCGGTAAAAATTGTAACAACCATTGCACAAATAGGGGATGTAACCAAAAATATAGGCGGTGATCTTGTAGAAGTTAACAGTTTAATGGGACCAGGTACTGACCCACATTTATATAATGCTGTCCAAGGAGATATACAGAAAATGTCCGAAGCAGATATTATCTTTTACAACGGGCTAAATTTAGAAGGCCAAATGGGAGAAATATTTGAGGAAATGAAGCAAGACAAACCTACTATTCCTGTCGCTGAAGGAATTCCCGAAGAAGATTTACTAGCTGATCCAGAAAGCCCATCGGTCAGCGATCCGCATGTTTGGTTTGATATTAAACTTTGGAAATATGCTGCGGAAACGATTCGTGATGGATTAATTGAGTTAGATCCAGATAACAAAGACACCTACAAGAAAAATACGGACGCTTATTTACAAGAGTTGAATGAACTCAATGATTACGCAAAAGAACGATTCGATGAAATTCCTAAAGAAAGTCGTGTACTCGTGACGGCACATGATGCATTTAATTATTTTGGAAAAGCCTATGGTTTTGAAGTAATGGGGCTTCAAGGTTTAAGTACAGAATCAGACTATGGTGTCAACGATATTCAACGGATTATCGACGTGTTAGTTGAACGGAATATTAAAGGCGTGTTCGTCGAAAGTAGTGTATCTGAGCGATCCATTAATGCTGTTGTGGAAGGCGCAAAGGAAGAAGGACATGACGTCTCCATCGGTGGCGAACTATATTCTGATGCAATGGGCGAGGAAGGAACAGAAGAAGGAACATATATCGGAATGTTCAGACATAATGTTGACACAATCGTAGAATCATTAAAATAA
- a CDS encoding metal ABC transporter ATP-binding protein — MYALTVKDISVTYDKQLALENVSFAVPEGSITGIIGPNGAGKSTLIKSILQLLPTLSGKVEVFNKPIRVQKKIIGYVPQRSEVDWDFPTNALDVVLMGRYNHIGLFKRANKKEIVWAKHCLERVGMQAYASRQISQLSGGQQQRVFLARAMAQDAKIYFMDEPFAGVDASTEKAIIQLMKEWKEEGKTVLVVHHDLQTVNDYFDHVLLLNKTPIAYGETNRVFTLDNLEEAYGGKIAFLQKEPTAVKGST, encoded by the coding sequence ATGTATGCATTAACAGTAAAAGATATTTCTGTTACGTATGATAAGCAACTCGCACTTGAAAATGTGTCTTTTGCTGTACCAGAGGGGTCGATAACGGGAATTATCGGCCCAAACGGGGCTGGTAAATCGACACTAATTAAGTCCATTCTACAGCTCTTACCTACGTTATCAGGAAAGGTAGAAGTTTTCAATAAACCGATACGGGTGCAAAAGAAAATTATTGGCTATGTGCCACAGCGAAGTGAAGTAGATTGGGATTTCCCTACGAACGCATTAGATGTTGTTTTAATGGGAAGATACAATCATATCGGTTTATTTAAGCGAGCGAATAAAAAAGAGATAGTATGGGCGAAGCATTGTTTAGAAAGAGTAGGAATGCAGGCTTACGCGTCCCGACAAATTAGTCAATTATCTGGCGGACAGCAGCAGCGCGTTTTTCTTGCCCGAGCAATGGCACAAGATGCCAAAATTTATTTTATGGATGAACCGTTTGCCGGAGTGGATGCTTCAACAGAAAAGGCAATCATTCAATTAATGAAGGAATGGAAAGAGGAAGGGAAAACGGTTTTAGTAGTCCATCACGACTTACAGACAGTGAATGATTACTTTGATCATGTATTATTATTAAATAAGACGCCAATAGCATACGGAGAAACAAACAGAGTATTTACACTAGACAACTTGGAAGAGGCTTATGGAGGGAAAATTGCCTTTTTACAAAAAGAACCTACAGCAGTGAAAGGGAGCACATGA
- a CDS encoding metal ABC transporter permease: MDTLTSLLSSANLQWVLVGSLLLGFASGVIGSFVLLKKQSLISDAMAHAALPGVCIIYIIFQVKSIPFLLAGAAVTSLVATQSIQTIVKKSRIKTDAAIGITLSVFFGLGIVLLTYIQQNSTGNQAGLDSFIFGQAASLVRSDVQLITIGALCLIILTALFFKEFKITIFDPQFAKGIGLPVTFFNGVLLFLVVAVVVIGIQMVGVVLIAALLITPPISARYWTDRLGLMTIIAGIFGAISGVSGAVLSTVFNNLPTGPIIVLSASVIFLFSLFFGSKKGLVFKGGKRA, translated from the coding sequence ATGGATACATTAACATCTCTTCTGTCTAGTGCAAACCTGCAATGGGTATTGGTGGGCAGCCTCTTGCTAGGCTTCGCCAGTGGAGTGATTGGTAGCTTTGTCCTGTTAAAGAAGCAAAGTTTAATTAGCGATGCAATGGCTCATGCCGCTCTACCAGGTGTATGTATTATTTATATTATATTTCAGGTGAAGTCCATCCCTTTCCTGCTAGCTGGCGCTGCCGTTACAAGCTTGGTCGCTACCCAATCGATTCAAACAATTGTTAAAAAGTCACGAATTAAAACGGATGCTGCAATTGGTATTACACTATCGGTCTTTTTTGGACTTGGAATTGTTTTATTAACCTATATTCAACAAAATTCAACAGGAAATCAGGCTGGATTAGATTCCTTTATTTTTGGGCAAGCAGCTTCCCTTGTACGAAGTGACGTGCAATTAATCACGATAGGTGCATTATGTTTAATTATCCTTACTGCCCTGTTCTTTAAAGAATTTAAAATTACTATCTTTGATCCACAATTTGCAAAAGGAATTGGCTTACCCGTCACCTTTTTCAACGGTGTCTTATTATTTCTCGTTGTTGCCGTTGTCGTCATCGGCATTCAAATGGTTGGTGTTGTATTAATTGCGGCCCTATTAATTACACCGCCAATTTCTGCCCGCTATTGGACAGATCGGCTTGGTTTGATGACGATTATAGCGGGAATATTCGGTGCTATTTCTGGTGTGAGTGGAGCCGTATTAAGTACCGTTTTCAATAATTTGCCTACAGGTCCGATTATTGTGTTAAGTGCTTCCGTAATTTTTCTCTTCTCCTTGTTTTTTGGATCAAAAAAAGGGCTCGTATTTAAAGGAGGGAAACGCGCATGA
- a CDS encoding metal ABC transporter permease, protein MTYTFWILLTGCLVGVTCGITGAILVLRKMAMIADAISHTVLLGIVGAFFVTQSLDGVPMLIGAGIVGILTAIFVEMLNSSGVQSDAAIGIVFTSLFALGVVLISFIGDQVHLDVQHALMGEIAFVPWNTLTINGVNLGPTAVWMLGAVLVINLILITLFYKEIKMSTFDPQFATLIGVPVVMIHYLLMTMVSLSTVASFDSVGAILVVAMLIVPGATAYLLTDRFLVLLILSGGIGILSAALGYLFAVQLNVSIAGSMAVASGVLFLGALLFSPNQGIITKKFRRTTGEKAVHSTM, encoded by the coding sequence ATGACCTATACATTTTGGATCCTTTTAACGGGCTGTCTTGTTGGTGTAACCTGTGGCATCACTGGAGCCATCCTCGTTCTGCGTAAAATGGCAATGATCGCTGATGCTATTAGTCATACCGTTTTATTAGGAATAGTTGGTGCATTTTTTGTGACGCAATCACTAGATGGTGTACCTATGTTAATTGGTGCTGGTATTGTCGGTATTTTAACTGCCATATTCGTAGAAATGCTGAACTCATCAGGTGTGCAATCAGATGCTGCTATCGGCATTGTCTTTACATCTCTCTTCGCTTTAGGGGTGGTACTTATTTCCTTTATTGGTGATCAAGTACACCTTGATGTCCAGCATGCACTAATGGGAGAAATCGCTTTTGTACCTTGGAATACATTGACAATTAATGGTGTCAATTTGGGTCCTACTGCTGTTTGGATGCTTGGAGCTGTTCTAGTCATCAATTTAATTTTAATTACACTTTTTTATAAAGAAATTAAAATGTCAACATTTGATCCACAGTTTGCTACTTTAATAGGCGTTCCAGTAGTAATGATCCACTATCTATTAATGACGATGGTATCTCTATCAACCGTTGCATCGTTTGATAGTGTTGGTGCAATTTTAGTTGTAGCGATGCTCATCGTTCCTGGAGCTACTGCTTATCTTTTAACAGATCGATTCCTTGTCCTATTAATTTTAAGTGGCGGTATCGGTATTTTATCTGCTGCGCTTGGCTACCTGTTCGCTGTTCAATTAAATGTTTCTATTGCGGGGTCCATGGCGGTAGCCTCTGGCGTGCTGTTCCTTGGCGCCCTCCTCTTTAGTCCAAATCAGGGAATTATTACCAAAAAATTTCGGCGCACCACTGGTGAGAAAGCAGTACATTCAACCATGTAA
- the yhbH gene encoding sporulation protein YhbH has translation MYEQKGNFVVSKENWSLHRKGYQDQTRHMDKVKDAIKNNLPDLVSEENIIMSNGKDVIKVPIRSLDEYKIRYNYDKTKHVGQGKGDSQVGDIIARAPGEDGQAAGKGKKAGDQPGTDYYEAEVSLEEIENALFQELELPNLQAKEQAEIITEKIEFNDVRKKGLMGNIDKKRTILTAIKRNATEGRPGITPIYEEDLRFKTWNDITKPESKAVVLAMMDTSASMGIFEKYVARSFFFWMTRFLRTKYETVEIEFIAHHTEAKVVSEEDFFSKGESGGTICSSAYLKGLELINSKYPPARYNIYPVHFSDGENMTSDNPLCMELVEEMMRVSSMFGYGEVNSYHRRSTLMRAFDQLHNPKFRYYIVKEKKDIYEALKAFFTQQVVMV, from the coding sequence ATGTATGAGCAGAAGGGAAATTTTGTCGTCTCAAAGGAAAATTGGTCCCTCCATCGCAAAGGTTATCAAGACCAAACGCGTCATATGGATAAGGTAAAGGATGCGATAAAAAATAACTTGCCTGATCTAGTCAGTGAAGAAAATATCATTATGTCCAATGGAAAAGATGTTATAAAAGTACCAATCCGTTCGTTAGATGAGTATAAAATTCGTTACAATTACGATAAGACGAAACATGTAGGGCAAGGAAAAGGCGATAGCCAAGTAGGCGACATTATTGCTCGGGCTCCAGGAGAGGATGGTCAGGCAGCTGGTAAGGGAAAAAAGGCTGGAGATCAACCTGGTACCGATTATTACGAAGCAGAAGTATCTTTAGAAGAGATTGAGAATGCGTTGTTTCAAGAGCTAGAATTACCGAATTTGCAGGCAAAAGAGCAAGCTGAAATCATTACGGAGAAAATAGAATTTAATGATGTCCGCAAAAAAGGTTTAATGGGGAATATAGACAAAAAACGAACGATTTTAACGGCGATTAAACGCAATGCAACAGAAGGAAGACCAGGAATTACGCCGATCTATGAAGAGGATTTGCGATTTAAAACGTGGAACGATATAACTAAGCCAGAGTCGAAAGCTGTTGTTTTAGCCATGATGGATACGAGCGCTTCAATGGGAATATTTGAAAAGTATGTAGCTCGGAGCTTCTTTTTCTGGATGACAAGGTTCTTACGTACAAAATATGAGACAGTGGAAATAGAATTTATTGCTCATCATACCGAAGCTAAAGTCGTTTCCGAGGAAGATTTTTTTTCAAAAGGAGAAAGTGGCGGAACGATTTGTTCATCCGCTTATTTGAAAGGATTAGAACTCATTAATAGTAAATACCCGCCCGCCCGTTACAACATTTACCCAGTTCATTTTTCAGATGGAGAGAATATGACCTCCGATAATCCACTGTGTATGGAATTGGTGGAAGAAATGATGCGTGTTTCTAGTATGTTTGGCTATGGAGAAGTGAATAGTTATCATCGCAGATCGACCTTAATGCGTGCGTTTGATCAGCTTCATAATCCAAAATTCCGTTATTATATTGTCAAGGAAAAGAAAGATATATACGAAGCGTTAAAAGCGTTTTTTACCCAACAGGTAGTAATGGTTTAA
- a CDS encoding PrkA family serine protein kinase yields MDILNKVKQHREEEQQLKWEGTFGEYLELLKQRPEVAQTAHSRIYNMIKSAGITERDGKKMYDFFGEEIFGLEEAIERLVEEYFHPAAKRLDVRKRILLLMGPVSGGKSTIVTILKRGLEKYSRTDEGAIYAIKSCPMQEDPLHLIPPHLRQDFFEEYGIRIEGSLSPLNTMRLEKEYDGKIEDVRVERIFLSEDKRVGIGTFSPSDPKSQDIADLTGSIDFSTIAEYGSESDPRAYRFDGELNKANRGMMEFQEMLKCDEKFLWHLLSLTQEGNFKAGRFALISADELIIAHTNEAEYRSFIANKKNEALHSRIIVMPIPYNLKVSEEERIYQKMINESDMAHVHIAPHALKAAAIFSILTRLEDSKKPGVDLVKKMRLYDGESVEGFNQADVDELKNEFPVEGMNGIDPRYVINRISSAIIRKDVPAINALDVLRSLKEGLSQHPSISNEDKETYMNYISVARKEYDEIAKKEVQKAFVYSYEESAKTLMDNYLDNVEAYCNKNKLKDPLTGEEMHPDEKLMRSIEEQIGISENAKKAFREEILIRISAYARKGKRFDYSSHERLREAIQKKLFADLKDVVKITTSSKTPDESQLKKINEVIARLIDEYSYNSVSANELLRYVGSLLNR; encoded by the coding sequence ATGGATATTCTTAATAAAGTGAAGCAGCATCGCGAAGAAGAGCAGCAGTTGAAGTGGGAAGGGACATTCGGTGAGTATTTAGAATTGCTTAAACAGCGTCCAGAAGTAGCGCAAACTGCTCATTCACGAATTTATAATATGATTAAAAGTGCAGGTATTACGGAACGAGATGGCAAAAAAATGTATGATTTTTTTGGAGAAGAGATATTTGGTTTAGAAGAGGCTATTGAGCGATTAGTGGAAGAGTATTTTCACCCTGCAGCAAAGCGACTCGATGTACGCAAACGGATCTTATTACTGATGGGACCAGTAAGTGGTGGAAAATCCACAATTGTTACTATACTGAAACGAGGGTTGGAAAAATATTCACGTACGGATGAAGGCGCTATATATGCAATAAAATCGTGTCCCATGCAGGAAGACCCCCTCCATCTGATTCCACCCCATTTACGTCAAGACTTTTTTGAGGAATATGGAATACGCATTGAAGGAAGTTTATCACCGTTAAATACGATGCGTCTAGAAAAGGAGTATGACGGAAAAATTGAGGATGTGCGAGTGGAACGAATTTTTCTTTCTGAAGATAAGCGGGTAGGAATTGGTACTTTTAGTCCGTCTGATCCAAAATCTCAAGACATTGCGGATTTAACCGGGAGCATCGATTTTTCTACGATTGCTGAATACGGTTCGGAATCGGATCCGCGTGCGTATCGCTTTGATGGCGAGCTGAATAAAGCCAATCGAGGAATGATGGAGTTTCAGGAAATGCTCAAATGTGATGAGAAATTCTTGTGGCATTTATTGTCATTGACACAGGAAGGGAATTTTAAAGCAGGTCGCTTTGCGCTAATAAGTGCGGATGAATTAATTATTGCTCACACGAATGAAGCAGAATACCGTTCTTTTATTGCAAATAAAAAGAACGAAGCATTGCATTCGCGAATTATTGTCATGCCGATCCCCTATAACTTAAAAGTAAGTGAGGAAGAACGGATTTACCAAAAAATGATTAACGAAAGTGATATGGCACATGTGCATATCGCACCACATGCGTTGAAGGCAGCAGCTATTTTTTCAATTTTAACAAGATTAGAAGATTCTAAGAAACCAGGTGTGGATTTAGTTAAAAAAATGCGCCTCTATGATGGAGAAAGTGTGGAAGGCTTTAATCAAGCAGATGTAGACGAGTTAAAGAATGAATTTCCTGTGGAAGGGATGAATGGCATTGATCCTCGCTATGTGATTAACCGAATTTCTTCGGCAATCATTCGGAAAGATGTCCCTGCTATTAATGCGCTAGATGTGTTACGTTCGCTAAAGGAAGGCCTTAGTCAGCACCCATCCATTTCCAATGAAGATAAGGAAACGTATATGAATTACATTTCTGTTGCTAGAAAGGAATACGATGAAATAGCGAAGAAAGAAGTGCAAAAAGCGTTTGTCTATTCGTATGAAGAGTCCGCGAAAACATTGATGGATAATTATTTGGATAATGTAGAAGCGTATTGCAATAAAAATAAATTGAAAGATCCTTTGACTGGTGAAGAAATGCATCCAGATGAAAAGCTGATGCGTTCCATTGAAGAACAAATTGGCATTTCAGAGAATGCCAAAAAAGCATTCCGTGAAGAAATCCTTATTCGAATATCAGCTTATGCCCGGAAAGGAAAACGCTTTGATTACAGCTCACATGAACGATTACGAGAAGCCATTCAGAAGAAACTATTTGCTGATTTAAAAGATGTGGTTAAAATTACGACATCTTCCAAAACGCCAGATGAATCTCAATTGAAAAAGATTAATGAAGTGATTGCCCGTCTAATTGATGAATATAGCTATAATTCTGTTTCCGCAAATGAGCTGCTGCGTTACGTAGGCAGTTTGTTAAATAGGTAA
- a CDS encoding FecCD family ABC transporter permease, which yields MYKKRKKNNLSFFILLCLILVATIIISNSIGPVNIPFKQTISIILKQFHMQTGIDVVERNAIVIMDIRLPRVLVGALVGGALGISGAIMQGLFRNPLVEPGYIGVSSGAAVFAVIVLYFGLTQYSMWILPLAAFIGALGAIFLVVLVWQLSKKTSIATLLLVGLGVNLFLSAVMSILIASAPTEQELRSIVFWLQGGLEARTWDHVMLISPIIIISMILASVFSRELNLMLLGDEQAKGTGVNVRRTRYILLSLTALMTGAGVAVSGTIGFVGLVVPHTIRLMFGSDHRFLLPASALGGASFLVLADIVSRMMIQPFTIQIGVVCALVGAPIFLMLVVKSRKGRI from the coding sequence ATGTATAAAAAAAGAAAAAAGAATAATCTCTCTTTTTTCATTCTTTTATGCCTAATATTAGTAGCAACAATAATTATTTCTAACTCAATTGGGCCAGTAAATATACCATTTAAACAAACTATTTCTATTATTTTAAAACAATTCCATATGCAAACAGGGATAGATGTTGTTGAGCGAAATGCAATTGTAATTATGGATATTCGGCTCCCAAGAGTTTTAGTTGGAGCATTGGTTGGAGGTGCTTTAGGCATATCTGGCGCTATTATGCAAGGTCTATTCCGAAATCCATTAGTAGAGCCAGGATACATCGGAGTATCAAGTGGTGCAGCAGTATTTGCAGTGATTGTACTTTATTTTGGATTAACACAATATAGCATGTGGATTTTACCTTTAGCAGCCTTTATAGGTGCACTAGGAGCCATCTTTTTAGTAGTACTAGTATGGCAATTAAGTAAAAAAACTTCCATTGCTACTTTATTACTTGTTGGACTCGGAGTAAATCTATTCTTATCTGCTGTAATGAGTATTCTCATTGCAAGTGCTCCTACTGAGCAAGAATTACGGAGTATCGTGTTTTGGTTACAAGGTGGTCTTGAAGCACGCACTTGGGATCATGTCATGTTAATCAGCCCTATCATTATTATATCTATGATACTTGCTTCTGTTTTTTCCAGAGAATTAAACTTAATGTTACTAGGTGATGAACAAGCTAAAGGTACAGGAGTAAACGTACGCAGAACTAGGTATATTTTACTTAGTTTAACTGCTTTAATGACAGGTGCAGGGGTGGCAGTTAGTGGGACGATCGGTTTTGTTGGTCTTGTTGTTCCCCATACTATCCGGCTGATGTTTGGATCCGACCATCGCTTCCTATTACCAGCGAGCGCCTTAGGAGGAGCATCCTTTCTAGTTTTAGCAGATATTGTATCACGAATGATGATACAGCCATTTACTATTCAAATAGGCGTAGTTTGCGCACTAGTTGGAGCGCCAATTTTTTTGATGCTCGTGGTAAAGTCAAGAAAAGGGAGGATCTAA